DNA sequence from the Verrucomicrobiia bacterium genome:
GGTGCAACGTCCGCCCATCTTGCAACAGTTGAGTCAAGATCTGCCGTTGCCGCCGGTCGTCACGTCCGCCACAGAAGCGTTGGCGCAGGTCGGCATGCCGATGGCGGAGCATCTGGTGTTCGCCACGAAGCTGCTCGAATCACTGCCGGAGGAGTTGAAATCCGCAGCGCATGATACGGAGCGGGCCAAGGCGCTGATGTTCGCCCTCTTGCTGTCTTCGGACCCGAGCGTGCGTACGCTGCAACTTGAGAGTGTGAAACAGGCAGAGAATGAAGCGGCGGTCACGCAGACCGCGCGTCTGCATGAACTGGTCGCCAAGCTGCCCGCCCACGCCCGCATCCCGCTGGTGGAGCTGGCCTTGCCCGCTTTGCGCGGCCTGAATGCCGAGGCGTATCGCACATTTGACCAGTTGATCCGCAAACTGGTCATGGCGGATCAGGAATTGGACGTGTTCGAGTTCGCGTTGCAGCACATCTTGCGACGTCACATGGGTGCACATTTTTTGGGCAAGCCCTCGGCAGATATCCGCTACCACACGGTGAAGGCGTTGGCCGGGGATGTGTCCGTGCTGCTTTCGGCCTTGGCCAGTGTGGGGCCGCCTGCCTGGCGGCAAGAGGCGTTCGATAAAGGCGTGAAGAGCATCAACTCCACGCAGTTCGCTTTGCGCCTGCTGCCTGCTGATCAGTGCTCCCTGAACACGCTCGAAGCGGCGCTGAACAACATCCGTGAGGCGGGGCCTTCAGTGAAACGCGTCATCCTCCAAGCCAGTGTGGCAGTCGTGGCTGCCGATGATCAGATACATCCGGCCGAAGGTGAATTGCTGCGTGCGGTGGCGGATGCACTGGATTGCCCGATGCCGCCACTGGTAAATGGAGCGCAAACCAGTTAATCATAGTTTAATCTTATGCGTTTTTTATGGCTGCTTTGCTCATGGCTGGGTGTCCTTGTCGCACTAAAAGCGGTTGAGCCGTGCCGTATCGAAGTAGTGGAGAAGGGCTCAGGATGGCCGGTGCCGTTGATTGAATTGCGGACAGTGAACCAAATCCGTTTTGTTTCTGATAATGCGGGAGTGGTCGCGTTTGACCTGCCGGAACTGATGGGTAAGGAGACTTGGCTCACGGTGAGTGGGCATGGGTATGAGGCGAAGAAGGATGGGTTTGGTTTTCGCGGCGTGCGCATCATTCCGCAGCCGGGCAAGACGGTGAAGGTGGAGGTGGAGCGGGTGAATATCGCGAAACGTTTGGGGCGTTTGACGGGGGCAGGACTGTTTGCGGAGAGCCAGAAGACGGGGAAGGATTTGGATTGGGAAGAGTCAGGCATCGTGGGCAGCGATAGTGTGCAGAACGCGGTGTATCAGGGCAAAATGTTCTGGGCGTGGGGCGATACGATGATGGCGAATTATCCGCTGGGAATCTATGACATGAGCAGCGCGACGACCGAGATTCAGCCGCTGAAATCATTCGAGCCGCCGCTGAAATTGAAGCTGAATTATTTTCGCGATGAGAAGGGCCGGGCGCGTGGTGTGGCGAAGATGCCGGGTAGTGGGCCGACGTGGGTGAGTTCTTACGTGACGTTGAAAGACAAGAACGGGAAGGAGCGGTTGGTGGGTAATTATGTGAAGATCAAAGGGCATCTGGAGGCTTACGAAGCGGGCTTGTGCGTGTGGAATGATAAGAAGCAGAGCTTTGATCAGCTCAAGGTATTGTGGACCAAATCGGACAAGCAGCCGACGCAGCCCTCCATGCCGAATGGGCATCCAGCGTTCGTGAAAGATGCGCAGGGGAAGGAGTGGGTTTATTTTGGTGATCCGTTACCCAAGGTGCGTTGCTTGGCGACGTTTGAAGCATGGCAAGATCCGGCGCAGTGGGAGGTCTTGAAACCGCAAGAGAGTTTTGTTTCGGCAACGGATGGCAAGGTGGTGAAGCCGCATACGGGTTCAATCGCATGGAATTCATTTCGCAAGCGGTGGGTGACGGTGTTCATGGAGGCTTTCGGAAAGCCTTCGGCATTTGGTGAACTATGGTATGCAGAAGCGGATGCGCCGACGGGGCCGTGGGGCAAAGCGGTGAAGGTGCTGACGCACGATCATTACACGTTCTACAATCCTCGCCTGCACCCGGAGTTCACGCCAGCGGGTTCACCGATTCTGATCTTTGAAGGTACCTACACGAAAGAGTTCAGTGACGGGAAGGAATTCACGCCCCGGTATGATTATAACCAGATGATTTACCGGCTGGATTTGAATGATCCGAAGTTGAAGGCGGCGCAGGAAAAATGAGAGGAACGTAAGTCTCCTGACATGGGGTTGTCAGTGGCGGGTTGTAGCTTGGCTGCGTAACGTAAATACTAACGAACACTATCAATCCTATGAAAACAAACGCAGTGAACTGGTTTGAGATCTATTCTTCCGACTTCAATCGTGCGGTGCGCTTCTACGAAACGATTTTGCAGACGACGCTGCAGAGTTGTGGTGAGACGATGAAGATGGCGATGTTTCCGTTCGATATGGGGAAGGGCATCGGTGGGGCGGTCACGCAGATGGATGGTTGCTCGCCGGGTGCGGGTGGCACGCTCGTTTATCTCAATGTAGAGGGAGACTTGGACGGGGTGTTGGGTCGCGTGGCTGGTGCTGGTGGTTCAGTGATCAAGCCACGGATGGGGATCGGAGAGCACGGGTTCATCGGGATAATCAAGGATTCGGAAGGGAATGTGGTGGGGTTGCACTCGATGAAGTGAGGGATACGAAGGCTTGGGCTTCGTCGAACGCCCTTGGACTGCCGGCAAGATGCCGGCAGCACGGGACGTCGGGATTCGTCGGTCTGCCTTAGCACTCCGAAGATTGAGCCGCCTTGCTTTTATGCAGGGCGGCTTTGTTTTTTGGGCTTTGGGGTATCGGTTGGAGGTGGTTGCATCAGGACTTTGGTGCCTTTTTCCCACGTGAGGCCCCAGTCGCGCATGGCGGCGAGGATGGGGCGGAGGGATTCGCCTTTGGTGGTCAATTGATAGGCGCGGTGTTTCGATCCATCGGGTGGGGTGATCTGGGTGATGATGCCGTGGTTTTGCAGACGTTCGAGGCGATCGCTGAGGATGTTCGTGGGAATGCCTTCAGGGGAGGCGGTGAAATCTTTGAAGCGGGAGCGGCCTAGCACGAGATCACGGATGACGAGGAGGGTCCAGCGGTCGCCTAGGATATCCAAGGTGCAAGCCACGGGGCAGGGGGAACGGCGTTCGGCTTCTTTAAGGGTTTTCTTGGTGCTGGCCATAGATTGTTACGTGAAATAGTATGGATTAATTTTACTTGCATTCAACAAGTAACTTACTTGTATAATGCAAGTAATATGAATTTGGTCATTGAAGCTGGACCCAAGCTGGAGGCTCCCGGAGCGGGATTGCCTTATCCTGAACTGCTCGCGGCGCGCCTGTTGTTTCATGGTAAGAGAGCGTTGGCATCGCGGGAATCGGCGCAGGCGCTTTTCGACGAGCAGCGGCAGGCGGTGGTGCGGTTAGCGCGAGGTTGTAGTGCAGAGCTGGGGAGTCAGCGTGTTTTGATCAATCGGCTGCGGGGGATGGAGGATAGCAGTCGGCATTGGTCCGTATACATGACGCTGGATCATCTGCGGATCGTGAACTTTGGTTGCATGGAGGCGATACGGTCGCTCTCGCGCGGACAGGTGCCGACACGCACGGCGAGCACGGCGGCGGTGAAGCCTTCGCCCGAAGTGGATGCGGGGATCATCGAGAAGTTTGAGCAGGGGTGTGATCTGTTCTCGAAGACGGTGGCGGGGATAGAGGATCTGAAGACATCGGCGCGTTACGCGCATCCGTGGTTTGGGGCGCTGGATGCGGCGGGGTGGCATTTCATGGCGGGCTTTCACATTAGTCTGCATCGGCGGCAGATCGAGGCGATCATTGCGGGGCTTTCCTGATTATTCGCATGAATCATTCAGAATTATCAACGCATGCGGACCAAAACCGGCACCCCTCACCCCGGCCCTCTCCCCTCCGAGGGGAGAGGGTGATAGCTGTAATGTTCATTTCACCACTTAAATTCATGGAAAGCCTAATCAGCAGAGAAAAGTTATGAAGCAAGAGCGCGCGGTGTTTTTAGTGGCAGCGACGGTGGTGTTCATGGTGGCGCTGGATTCAACAGTAGTCATCGCGGCGTTTCCGGCGTTGCGAGCGCACTTTGCCACGGCTTCGGCGGCAGAGCTGTCTTGGGTGTTGAATGCTTACACCATCGTGTATGCGGCGTTGTTGATACCGATGGGGCAATGGGCGGATCGGGCTGGGCGGGCGAAGGTATTCCAAGCAGGTTTGGTGGCATTCACGATTGCATCGGCGGGAGCGGCGTTCGCGCCGGATATCAAACTGCTGATCGCGACGCGAGTTTTGCAAGCGATCGGCGCGGCGGCGGTCACGCCGG
Encoded proteins:
- a CDS encoding VOC family protein, translating into MKTNAVNWFEIYSSDFNRAVRFYETILQTTLQSCGETMKMAMFPFDMGKGIGGAVTQMDGCSPGAGGTLVYLNVEGDLDGVLGRVAGAGGSVIKPRMGIGEHGFIGIIKDSEGNVVGLHSMK
- a CDS encoding helix-turn-helix domain-containing protein; translated protein: MASTKKTLKEAERRSPCPVACTLDILGDRWTLLVIRDLVLGRSRFKDFTASPEGIPTNILSDRLERLQNHGIITQITPPDGSKHRAYQLTTKGESLRPILAAMRDWGLTWEKGTKVLMQPPPTDTPKPKKQSRPA